The sequence CTGCTGCTCCTGAAAATACGGCCCAATACGCATACCTTCTTACCGCAGCGGCATCCCAAAACCCTTCTTCAGGATCATGGAGCCCTTCAGGAATACCCTCATAGGAAGGCTCTCCATCCACCGTGGGCATTTTGCGCTCCAACTTGTAATCCGCCTGCACATATTTCCAGTTGTCCTCGCCATAAGCCCTTTCGGTATCGTCCTGATCGTAGCGCCGGTGGCCGGACTGAAACATATGAAAGTCCATCCATGGGGCATCTGCAAACCAGTCTGAAGACTGCATACGGCCTCTTGGGTGGAAGGTAATCAGATGGTTACGGTCATTTTTGTCTAAGGTCTCTCCAATGGCATTCCAAACATCCGTGTGCTCATTGCCAAAGGTATCACCCCCATTTAGCCAAATGACGTTTGGCCGGTCTTTGTAGCGAAGGGTAAGGAACTTGGCATATTTCTTTGCTTCCTCCACGGTCACACCACCGTCCTTGACATTGGAACCCCATACGGGTACCATGGCCATGTAAAGGCCTCGCTTCTCCGCCTCTCTCACCAAATAATCAATATGGTCCCAAAAATCATACGCCACGGAATCCGAGAAATCACTTCCCGGATGGGTCAGGGGAGTAGCCACATTTTGATCCACCAAAGCGCTGTCACCATAAGCATTGACAGCACCTAGCGTGTGCAGGACCATCACCTGGATGACATTATAACCCTTTTCTTGGCGGTCATCGAAATATTCCAAGGCTTCCTCCCGCTTCAGCTTGTTAAACAACAGCCATCCGGTATCGCCCAGCCAAAAAAACGGTTCTCCACTGGTCGTTACAAAATAGCGGTCGTTTTCTGACACTTTTAAAAAAGGTAAGCCCTTCGGCCCTTCAGCCGGCTTTGCGGCCGTTTGGGTTTCGGTTTTGTTGCTTTGACAGCTTAGTAGCGTGCCTAGCACAAGGGCTGCTATGCCTAGTGTGATGTTGCGTTTCATTGTATAATTGTTGAAAGGTTTTTAATGTTTCAATGTGTTAAGGTTATTGCAGGAAGCCTCCTCTAATCCGTTTCCACTTTAGAAAGCTGGGCAGCTGAATCAACGCTGCAATTCTCCTATTTTTTCCTTATCCAAAGAATCAGTGGGGCGTCCGCTCCAATGTCAAGACCCGAAGTGGTTTCGCTGAGAGTTTTGACTTCTTTGATGATGGCACCACTTCCAGCGTGGATAAATACCGCTTCTCCGTCTTTTGGGGCCAGTTCGTGATAACCCGCACTTCCCATTGCCTCTTTTTCTGCTATGTACACCAGTAATTCTCCTTGGTCATTCTGCATGATCCAATGGCCATTTTGACTTTCCATTGGATGCATGGTGGCCAGACTTTCCTTCCAAGCGGGGGCATCTACCGCTGGTAAATTGGGCAAAGAACCACCGGCAAACAGCACCGCCCATCCCATGCGGCTTCCTGCGGGGGTGGAATAGATGACTGCTTTGTCAGGAAATTGATCACGATACCTTTTGATCCCCTCATAAATCGCTGCTGGAGTTTCTTTGCCTTGCTTCATCTTTCGGGCATGTTGTCTTGGCGCCATGTGCTTGCCTCCCTGTGGGGCATAATCCCCGCTTTCAGAAGGATGCCAATACCGGATATCGATCACCTCTACCAATTCTTTTCTCACGGGATCTGCCAAAATAGCATCTTGCACGTCTTTGGTGGCACTCAAGGCAACTAAGGCATCATGCCCCGTTTCGGCTTCCCATTCCCCAATTACATCAACCCAAAACTCCGTAAAGTGCAAAGGCCCGGTATATTCCGCACTGGTGAATTGCATAACATTGCTGTTGTCGGCGAAATTACCCAAACACTGCCGGATAAATTTTCGGTGAAGCTCCCTTCGCTGCGGGTGGTCGACATTGTAGAAATATTCATCCATAAAGATCCGCTTGTCCCCCGCATATGGGGGTGGTTCTGGAAATCCGGTGTCGTTGATATTGTTTGCAGATCGCCAAGGAGAATCGGCCCAGTGTGCACCGGCTTCCAGGATATTATGCTGGAAATAATTTTGGTGCATCAGGATAATCCCTTCCTGCTCTGCCAAGTCTGCAAATTGATCCAATCGACTCCAATAGAAATGGCTGTATTTGGTCAGGTCGTATTTGCTCAAGCGATCCCAAGCTTCTCCCTGGCCACTCCTCGCAAATGGCTGTTCATAAAACGGGGGCCATACGTCCGGATCAAGTCTTCTGACCCGCTCATGATCGTCCCTTCTTCGCTCATACCACAGCCCATAATTATGGTCCAGCGCCACGCTGCCTTCCGCTTTCATGGTGGCGACTACCTCAGGAATTACATCCGTGTAGCCTGTTCCGTACCTTCCGGGCACAAAACGGGTAACATGCGGTCGAGACCGCCCAATATCCCTTGGCCGTAAGCTTCCACGCCACCACTGCACCGTTTGTGTGCTGCCAGTGAGGAGCTGTCCGTCCCAGGTCAGTTTACCCTTTATGACTGCCACTTTAGGAGCAGCAGTACTCGTCTGATCCTTCGGTTCAATTCCAAGAGCTTCCAAGGACTTTGCGCTGCCTGCTGCTGGATCAATAGGATTTCGGATCGCTGCTTGCTGGATCCATTTCTCCATCGTCAGCAAGGGCTCTCGGGCCAAAACGGTCATCTCTGTTGCCTGCTCCACCGTGGGGCTGCTGCTCGGCTCTGACCCCACAGGCATCAAGAATGGCTCGAAGGGCAAATCGCCCAGTCGGTCTTCCAGCTGGGCATAATAGAGGCTCCGTGGCTTGACGTGGTTGTTGGTCTCGATCCACTGGCCATTCCCCTCAAACTGCGCCCAGGCACCAAAGGCCCAGTTTTGTGCGGTCGGGGGGCTGTAGTTGCGAATTTCCGCTGCATCGCACTGCCAAAAGACACTGTTGGCTGCGGTCCATCCGGCACCGCGGCCTTCCTGCATCCG comes from Echinicola vietnamensis DSM 17526 and encodes:
- a CDS encoding DUF6298 domain-containing protein, with the protein product MQNSGRRFFQNFVVLGLFLSWGQLVLARQAPKPISQQDGALVYQTSENGDRIPDFSFCGYEASEKAIPSVPAKVVMSPREGDVTAQLQSAIDHVGTLAMDENGFRGAVLLEPGIYEIGGQLVFSKSGVVLRGSGQGKTTLLGTGKTRETLVRVLGQDDREYGDTLKITDAYVPVNARELTVASALSAGSQVMVVRPSTQAWIDELSMNEFGGETGWIGWKPGGHDQYWDRTISKTDEGKVAFDVPLTNAIDQKYGGGFLVSYEWPGRIQHVGIEHLSMQSTYDQSNPKDEDHRWSAVSMESVQDAWVRQVDFRHFAGSAVAVYKTGRRITVEDCRSLAPVSEVGGERRNTFFTEGQQTLFQRCYSEYGYHDFSTGLATAGPNAFVQCKAYLPHSFSGAQQGWASGVLFDMVRIDGHALVFANRMQEGRGAGWTAANSVFWQCDAAEIRNYSPPTAQNWAFGAWAQFEGNGQWIETNNHVKPRSLYYAQLEDRLGDLPFEPFLMPVGSEPSSSPTVEQATEMTVLAREPLLTMEKWIQQAAIRNPIDPAAGSAKSLEALGIEPKDQTSTAAPKVAVIKGKLTWDGQLLTGSTQTVQWWRGSLRPRDIGRSRPHVTRFVPGRYGTGYTDVIPEVVATMKAEGSVALDHNYGLWYERRRDDHERVRRLDPDVWPPFYEQPFARSGQGEAWDRLSKYDLTKYSHFYWSRLDQFADLAEQEGIILMHQNYFQHNILEAGAHWADSPWRSANNINDTGFPEPPPYAGDKRIFMDEYFYNVDHPQRRELHRKFIRQCLGNFADNSNVMQFTSAEYTGPLHFTEFWVDVIGEWEAETGHDALVALSATKDVQDAILADPVRKELVEVIDIRYWHPSESGDYAPQGGKHMAPRQHARKMKQGKETPAAIYEGIKRYRDQFPDKAVIYSTPAGSRMGWAVLFAGGSLPNLPAVDAPAWKESLATMHPMESQNGHWIMQNDQGELLVYIAEKEAMGSAGYHELAPKDGEAVFIHAGSGAIIKEVKTLSETTSGLDIGADAPLILWIRKK
- a CDS encoding glycoside hydrolase family 140 protein; its protein translation is MKRNITLGIAALVLGTLLSCQSNKTETQTAAKPAEGPKGLPFLKVSENDRYFVTTSGEPFFWLGDTGWLLFNKLKREEALEYFDDRQEKGYNVIQVMVLHTLGAVNAYGDSALVDQNVATPLTHPGSDFSDSVAYDFWDHIDYLVREAEKRGLYMAMVPVWGSNVKDGGVTVEEAKKYAKFLTLRYKDRPNVIWLNGGDTFGNEHTDVWNAIGETLDKNDRNHLITFHPRGRMQSSDWFADAPWMDFHMFQSGHRRYDQDDTERAYGEDNWKYVQADYKLERKMPTVDGEPSYEGIPEGLHDPEEGFWDAAAVRRYAYWAVFSGAAGHTYGHSAVMQMHRPEDGEVGAYGNTKLWTAAINDPGAKQMHHLKDLIMQFPYLERVPDQSLIANQGERHDHLAATRGEQYALIYTYTGRPIQVNMEVIKGNKATASWFNPRNGEMTEIGEVDAQGVQEFKPDGKVQDGNDWVLVLNYK